DNA from Petropleomorpha daqingensis:
GCCGACGCTGAACAGCGCTCCCTCGACCGGGATCGGCAGGTAGAGCGTGGAGCCGGCGACCAGCTCGCGGCAGTCGAGGTTCCCGCCGTGCCAGTACGGCGGGATCGTCGAGTGCCGCCCCGGCTCGGCTGGCGGCATGCCCATCACGCCGAGGAACGGCCGCAGCGCGACGGTGCCGAGGGTGGAGGTCGCCGTTCCGGCGGCCACGTCGATGTCCCACGGGACGACGGCCGGCTGCTCGACGCCCAGCCGCACGTTCCAGGCGGTGGACCGCACCCCGGCGTACGTCGTGCCCCACGCGCCCGGCACGACGGCCTCGATCCGGACGGCGAGGACGTCGCCCGGTCGCGCCCCGCGGACCTCCACCGGACCGGTCAGCGCGTGCCCGGAGCCCTCCGTGTGCTGGGGGCTCCGCTCGCGCCCGGGCCCGTGCGGGCCGGCCCACCAGCCGGAGTCGAGGGCGGCGAACCGCACCGTCGTCCCCGGATCGACGGTGAGCACCGGCGGCAGATCGCGGTCGAACCAGCCGTGCAGGGTGCGCTCGTCCGGGAGCAGGGTCGGCGGCACGGTCACACCAGGTTGTGCAGGGCGTAGACGGGCGGCGTCATGCCGAGCAGCACCTCGGTCATCCGCACGGCCCGGACCGTCGGGCGGACGTCGTGCGCGCGGACCAGCCGGGCGCCCTGCAGGATGCACGCCACGGTGGTGGCCAGGCTGCCCTCGAGCCGGTCCTCGGTGCGCGTCTCGCCGATCGCCTCGCCGATGAAGTCCTTGCGCGAGACCGCCGCCAGGATCGGGTACCCGAGCTCGGCCAGCTCGTCCATGCGCCGGACCAGCTCCAGCGAGTGGTAAGTGTTCTTGTGCAGGTCGATGCCGGGGTCGATGACGAGCTGCTCGGGTCGCACGCCGCGGTCCAGGCAGAACGCGACCTGGCGGCGCAGGAACTCCACGACCTCGGCGCTCACGTCGTCGTAGGTCGGCCGGAAGGACGCCGTCCCCGGGCCGTCGGCGGCGTGGGTGATGATCAGCCCGGCCCCGGTCTCCGCGGCGACGTCCACGATCGCGGGCTCCTTGAGGCCGCTCGCGTCGTTGATGATCGTGGCGCCGGCGGCGATGACCTCCCGCGCCACGTCGGCGCGCATGGTGTCGACCGAGACGACCAGCCCGGTCTGCTCGGCCGCCGCGGTCACCACGGGCAGCAGCCGGTCCAGCTCCTCGGCGGCCGGCACCCAGGCACCTGGCGCGTAGGCCACGCCGCCGAGGTCGAGCCAGTCGGCGCCCTCCTCCTCGGCCTGGCGGCAGGCGGCGAGGGCGTCCTCGAAGCGGAACGTCGTCCCGGGCGCGTGGAAGGAGTCGGGGGTGACGTCGACGACGGCGCCGACGAGCACGCGGCGGGAGAGGTCGAACCGGCGCCCGCCGAACTCCCGCACTCCCACGTGCGCTTGATCGGGATGAAGCGCCACGTTCAGTCCACCAGGGCCTGGTAGACGAGGGAGCGCAGGTAGGTGCGCACGGGCAGCGTGGACGACGGCATGAGCTGCGTGTAGAAGCACACGGTCAGGTCCTCGACCGGGTCGACGAAGAACGCCGTCGAGGCCGCGCCGCCCCAGTTGTACTCACCGAGGCTGGAGACGACGCCGTAGCGGGCCTGGTCGACCACGGTCGCGAAGCCCAGCCCGAAGCCCACCCCGCGCAGCGGCGTCTCGGCGAACAGCGGGCGGCCGAACGTCGCGAGGTCGGCGTTGCCCGGCAGGTGGTTGCGGGTCATGTGGTCGACCGTGCGGGGTCCCAGCAGCCGACCGCCGTCGTGCTCACCGCGGCGGCGCAGCATCTCGACGAAGCGCAGGTAGTCCGGCGCGGTGGAGACCAGCCCGCCGCCGCCGGAGAGGTACTTCGGCTTGGACAGGAAGCCGTCGCCGAGCACGTCGAGCGGCTGGATGCCGACCGGCGGCCCGAGCGGGTCGCGGCGGACCGGCGCGTAGAGCCGGGCCAGCGTCGAGGGGTCGTCGTCCTCGCGGAGCCCGAAGGACGTGTCGGTCATGCCGAGCGGGGCGAAGACCCGCTGCTCGAAGAACTCGTCGAGCGGCTGACCGGAGAGCACCTCGACCAGCCGGCCGAGGACGTCGGTGGAGACGCCGTAGTTCCACTCGCTGCCGGGCTGGAAGACCAGCGGCAGCGCGGCCCACTGCGCGGTGCACTCGGCGAGGTCGGCGCCGGGCGGGGCGCCCCACTCGTGGCCGGCGGCCCGGTACATCTCGTCGACCGGGTGCGCGTGGTGGAAGCCGTAGGTCAGCCCCGAGGTGTGCGAGAGCAGGTGCCAGACGCGGATCGGCTCGGTCTGCGGCTCGGTGACCGGCCGCTGGGCGGAGCCGGCGACGTAGACCGGCGTGTGCGCGAACTCCGGCAGCCACTCGGCGATCGGGTCGTTGAGCTGGAAGGCGCCCTCCTCGTGCAGCATCATCGCCGCGACCGAGGTGACCGCCTTGGTCATCGAGTAGATGCGCCAGCGGGTCGTCGTCTCCACCGGCAGGGCGTCCTCGACGTGCCGCAGCCCGCCCAGCCCCACGTGGGCCAGCCGGCCGTGGCGGGCGACGGTGACGAGGTAGCCCGGCAGCAGCCCGTCGTCGACGTAGCGCTGCAGCCTCCGGTCGAGCCGGTCCAGCCGGGCGGGGTCGAAGCCGACCTCCGCGGGATCGACGTCGACGGTCAGCTCCTGAGCCACGGGCCACTCCCTCGAGAAGGCCGTCCGCCGTCGGACGGCGCCTGCCCTCGCATCCTCACCCACGCACCTGAGCGCGGGCGCGAGGAGGGCAGGCGCCGGACCGGTCGATCAGGATCGATCAGACCGGGACGTTGCCGGCGGCCTTCTTCAGGTTCGAGCCCGCGGTCACCTTGACCGTGTTGGCGGCCGGGATGTCGATGGACTCGCCGGTCTGCGGGTTGCGCCCGGTGCGCGCGGAACGCTGGGTGCGCTCCACGGTGAGCAGGCCGGAGACCGCGACCTTCTCGCCGCGCGTGATCGCGTCGACGAGCTCCTCCTGGAGGGCGTCCACGACCGAGTTCACGGTCGAGGCCGGGACGTCGGCGCGCTTGGCGATGGCGGAGACCAGTTCGCTCTTGTTCACAGGGTTCCTCTCGGTGTGGTGGCCGGTGCTCTGTCCCGGAAAAACGGACTCGGCACCCGGCCGTCTCCTTCTCGGGGACCCGCGCAGGCACGAACCCCCCGTATTTCGGCCCGGACCTCGGGTGTTGAGGCCGGACCGGACGTGCACGCTGCCAGACAGGGCCGGGATCCCGCCAGTGCGGGTCCTGCGGAATCCCTGCAGTCACAGGCGTACCGGTCCGTCACGGATACCCAGGACAGCGGCCCGTACGCCCCCCGCTTAGCGTGGGGGACGTGCCACGCATCCCCGGGACCGATCTGGACGTCAGCGATCTCTGCCTCGGCGGCAACGTCTTCGGCTGGACGGCCGACGAGCCGACGACGTTCGCGCTGCTCGACCGCTTCAACGACGCGGTGCCGTCGGTGCTGCGCCCGTTCGTCGACACCGCCGAGTCCTACGGCGACGGCACGTCCGAGCGGCTGCTCGGCGCGTGGATGGCCGAGCGCGGGATGCGCGACCGGTTCGTGGTGGCCACGAAGGCCTCGCGGATGCAGAAGGAGCACCCGCTGTCGGCGGGGGAGATCAGGACGGCGGTGGAACGGTCACTGCGGAATCTCCGGACCGACGTCATCGACGTCTACTACGCCCACTACGACGACGAGACGACGCCGCTCGAGGAGACGCTGACCGCCTTCGACGAGCTCGTGACCAGCGGCAAGATCCGCTACGCGGCGGCGTCGAACTACTCGGCGGCGCGGCTGAGCGAGGCGCTGGCGACCTCCGAGCGGCTCGGCATCACGCGCTACGTCGCGCTGCAGCCGCACTACAACCTGATGGAGCGCCCGGCCTACGAGGACGAGCTGCGCGACGTCGTCGCCCGCCACGACCTGGGCTGCTTCCCGTACTTCGGTCTGGCGCGCGGGTTCCTGACCGGCAAGTACCGGCCGGGCGAGCAGATCGACTCGCCGCGCGCGCAGGGGGCGGCGAAGTACGTGGGGGAGAAGGGCGACCGCGTGCTCGCGGCGCTCGAGGAGGTGGCCCGGGCGCACGGGGTCACCGGTTCGGCGGTGGCGCTGCGGTGGCTGGCCGACCAGCCGACGGTGACCGCGCCGATCGCCAGCGGCCGCGACGTCGACCAGCTGGCCGACCTGCTGCCGATGCAGGACCTCCGGCTCGCCGACGACGAGCTCCGGCTGCTGACCGACGCCTCGGCGTAGTCGGAGGCTGGGAGCGCAGGTTTTCTGCGCTCCCAGCCTCCGTTCAGGCGCTGACGATGCGGTCGCGGACGGCCTGCACCAGCTCCGGGGTGACGTCGTGGATGCCGTGGTCGTGCGCGGCGTGGCCGGCGACCTGGGCCAGGATGCCGTCCTCGTCGGCGGCCGAGAACCGGGCGCTGCAACCGGGGACGACGTCGCCGCAGGCGAAGGTCTTCATGGGGGACTCCTTGGTCGTTGGGGGACGGGCGGACCGGGCCTCAGCGGCCCGGGGTCTGGGTCACCTCGCGTGGCGGGCGGAGGCGAGGTCCTCGAGGCGCAGCAGGCCGAGCACGGTGCCGGTCGGATCGGTGACCAGCACGGGGTCGAAGCGCTGGGCCGGGGGCCGGGTGAGCGCGCGCTGCAGGGTCTCGGCGATGTCGGCCGAGGGGTGCACCCGCAGCGACACGGGCGCCAGGTAGACCTCCGCCGTCCGCGGGTCGCGCAGCACCAGGCCGGTGGGCTCGCCGAGCGGGCCGACCAGGACGGCGGGCGGCGGCTCGGCGACGTCCGCCCCGGCCTCGATCTGCCGCACGGGACGCATCAGGCTGGCGACGCTCTCGGTGAGCTGCACCCGGGCGACCTGGCCCTTGACCAGCCGGATCACCTCGGGCGCCAGCGGCGCGAAGCCCGGGCCCGGGCGGCCGAGGACCCAGCCCTGGCCCAGCGGCACGCCCAGGCGCATGAACGCGGCCAGCTCGGCGACGGTCTCGAGGCCCTCGGCGAGCAGCCACGCGTCGATCCGGCCGGCGAACTCGCCCATCATCTCGGCCAGCGCCACGCGCACGGGGTCGGTGTCGGCGTCGCTGACCAGCGCGCGGTCGAGCTTGACCACCTGCGGGCGCAGCTCGGCCATCTGCTGCAGCCCCGAGTAGCCGGAGCCGGCGTCGTCCAGGGCGATGAGCGCGCCGCGCTCGCGCAGCTCGGCGATCTGGCTCTTGAGCGCGGACAGGTCGTCGACGGGGGTGTGCTCGGTCAGCTCGACGACGACGCGGCGCAGGTCGCGGCGGATGGCCAGCGCGTCCTGGATCGGGTCGGTGCCCAGCAGGTGGGGGCTGACGTTGACGGTCAGGAAGGTGTTGTCCGGCAGGCCCGGGACGGCGGCCAGCGCCTTGTGGATCGCCAGGGCCTCGAGCTCGGCGTCCAGTCCCGCGTCCGCCGCGGCGGCGAACCACACGTCCGGGCCGGCGGTGCCGGGGAAGCGGGAGAGCGCCTCGTAGCCGGCGATCGTCGCGCCCGCGAGGTCGACGATCGGCTGGAAGGCCAGCGTGAGGTCGTCGGGGGACGCCAGCAGCGGACGGCAGTCCGGCAGGGCGAGCAGACGCGACGCGGGCACGAGGTGGGCATCGGTCTCCCACGGCCGTACGTGGAGGTCGGAGACCTCCCTCTCACCCGTCCGGGGGAGCGCGGCGCGCCGTCCCTCCTCGGGACGATCCCGTTTCGTACCAGCGGGCGTGACAGCATGTCCCGAACGCCGTGGGCCCAACCAGGAGCCCGCTGCCCGCCGACGAGTCCGAGGGGAGATCTCGCGTGGCGGCGCTGCCCACCCCCTCGACGCCCGACGTCCTGCGGGATCCCCACCGCATCGCCAGCGCCCGACGGCTGCTGGTGGAGGTCCCCGGTCCGGCCGCGTTCGACCGGCTCTCGGCGCTGGCGGCGCGGCTGGTCGGCGCCGGCCACGCCAAGGTCACGCTGTTCACCGACCAGGACATCGTCGTCGGCGGCTACGGGCTGCCGGCCGGCGTCGTGGGTGGTCCCGCACTGCTCACCGGTGCGCTCTCGGCGATCGTCGTCCGCGAGGGCACCCCGCTGAACATCCCCGACGCCCGCGCGAACGAGCGGGTCGCGGACCTGCCCGCGGTCACCTCCGGGCAGGTGCAGGCGTACCTCGGGGCGCCGATCATCGCCGCGTCGGGGCACATCGTCGGCGTCCTCGCCGTCTACGACCCGACCCCGCGGTCGTGGACCGGCGACGCGACCGAGCTGCTCGAGCAGCTGTCGGCGTCGGTGGTCGCCGAGCTGGAGCTCTCCGCCGCCCAGTCCGCCGTCGGCGCCTCCTCCGCCCGGCTGGACGTCGCCCTGGAGGCCGGCTCGGTCGGCATCTGGGAGCGCGACCTGCGCACCGGCTCGGTGTTCTGGGACGAGCGGGCCTCCGGGATCATGGGCTTCGAGGGCGCGGTGCAGCTCGACTCGCTCGAGCAGCTGATGAGCCACATCCACCCCGAGGACCACGCCACCGTCCAGCAGGCGATGCAGACCGCGCTGGCGGAGCGCGGTGCCTTCCTCGCCGAGTGCCGGGTGCTGCGCACCGACGGCGCGGTGCGGTGGACCGTCTCCCGCGCGCGCGTCGTCGCCGACCCGAGCGGGGAGCCGATCCGGGTCCTCGGCACCGTCGTCGACGTCACCGACGCCCGCGAGCAGTCGGCGCGCCGGTTGTCGGCGGTGCAGCGGGCGGCGGCGATCGCCGAGGTCGCCGCGGAGCTGGCCAACGCCACCCGCGTCGAGGAGCTGGCCGACATCGCCCAGCGCGGCGGCCAGGTGCTCGGCGCGAGCTCCAGCGCGCTGGCCGTGTTCGACCCCGGCGGCGCGCCGCTGCGGCTGCACATGACGCACTGGCTGGTCGACCAGGCCCGCGCGGGGGCCGACGTCGAGCTGCCGCGCGACGGCATCCCGATCGAGCTGGACGACGAGCTGCCCACCCAGTGGGTCGCCCGGCACGGCCGGCGGGTGTTCCTCGCCACCCCGGAGGAGGCGCGTGCCCGGTTCCCGCGGATGGGCGAGATCAGCGCCGTCCTCGGTGTGCAGGCCCTCGCCGCGCTGCCGCTGCGGGTCGAGAGCCGGGTGCTCGGCAGCTTCGTCGTCGTCTGGGACACCGAGCACCCGTTCGCCGGTGACGACCTCGAGGTGCTCGAGGCGCTCACCGCGCAGATCGCGCTGTCGGTCTCCCGGCTGCAGGCCGACGTGGAGCGCGACGCCGCCGTGGCCGCCATGACCGAGGCCAACCGGCACCTGCAGCTGCTCGCCGACGTCGGCGAGGTGCTCTCCGACAGCCTCGACATCGAGGACCAGATCGACCGGCTGACCGCGCGCATCGTGCCGGGCATCGCGGACTGGTGCTACCTCGTCGTCACCGACGAGCAGGGCCGGCCGCAGCAGCTGGCGGCGGCTCACCGCGATCCGGAGCGGCGGGCGCTGGTCTCCGAGTACGTCAAGGCCCTCGTCGCGGGGGCCAGCGAGGAGGCGGCGCTGCACGTCGCCGTCCGGAGCGGGCAGGTGGTCCGGACGACGATCGACCAGGCCTACCTGGATGCGGTGCTGCCCGATCCGGCGCTGCGTGAGCTCTTCGCCCGCCTCGGCGGGACGTCGGCCACGGTCGTGCCCCTCACCGGGCGCGGGCGGACGCTCGGCGCGCTCGGGCTGCTCAACGACCCCGAGCGCGGGCCGCACTCCGACGCGGAGGTCGACACCCTCGTCGAGATCGGCCGCCGCGCCGGGCTGGCGCTGGAGCACGCGCGGCTGTTCGGCCAGCAGCGCGCGCTGGCCGAGACGCTGCAGCGCAGCATGCTCACCGCCCCGCCACGGCCCTCCGGCACCGAGATCGTCGTGCGCTACGTGCCGGCCGCCGCCGGCGCCGAGATCGGCGGCGACTGGTACGACGCGTTCCTGCAGCCCGACGGCTGCACGGTGCTCGCGATCGGCGACGTCGTCGGCCACGACAGCCGGGCCGCGGCCGCGATGGGCCAGGTCCGCGGCCTGCTGCGGGGCATCAGCTACTCCAGCGGCGACACCCCGGCCGGCGTGCTGCGCCAGCTCGACCGCGCGGTGCGCGGCCTCGCGCTGGACACGATGGCCACCTGCCTGGTCGCCCGCCTCGAGCCGGACGACGGTGCCGCCGGGACGACGCTGCGGTGGTCCAACGCCGGTCACCTGCCGCCGGCCGTGCTCGCCCCCGACGGCACCGTGACGCTGCTCGACGACGGCCCGGTGGACCTGCTGCTCGGCGTCGCCCCGGACACCCCGCGCACCGACCGCGTCGCCGTCCTGCCGCCCGGTGCGACCGTGCTGCTCTACACCGACGGGCTGGTCGAGCGGCGCGACCGCGACCTCGACGCCGGGGCGGCGGAGCTGGCCGAGGTGCTGCGCCGCTGCGCCGGGCTGCCGCTGGCCGAGCTGTGCGACCGGGTGCTCGAGCGGCTGTTCCTGCCCGACGCCGAGGACGACGTCGCCGTCCTGGCCGTCCGGCTCGCGGGCTGACCGCTCACTGCTGCTTCCGGCGGGCGACGAAGCGGCTGCGCGCGCGGGTGGGCAGGTCGACCGCGACCGGCGCCTCCCAGCCGCGCCAGACCGACAGCACGTTCAGGCCCGCCACCAGCACGATGACGATCGCGGCGACCGGCAGCGGCGGCAGGTCGAGCGGCCCGGCCAGCACGGTCAGCGCGACCGCGCCGATCAGCGCGGCCACCGCGAAGTACGGGCCGGGCCGCACGATGTAGGCCTGCTGCGCCAGCAGCATGTCCCGGATGACGGCACCACCCACCGCCGTCACCACGCCGATGAAGACCACCGACGCGCTCGGCAGCCCGGCGAGCTGCGCCTTCTGGGCGCCGATGACCGTGAAGAAGCCCAGGGTGACCGCGTCGAGCACCACCAGCAGCACGGTCAGCCGGGACAGCCAGCCGGAGAAGAAGAAGGTCACCGCCGCGGTGATGGCGACCGTCGGCAGGTAGGCCTTGTTGGTGAGCGCGACCGGCGTCGCGTGGGCCAGCAGGATGTCGCGGATCAGCCCGCCGCCGAGCCCCCCGCTGACCGCCAGCAGCAGCACCCCGGAGACGGCGAAACCCTCGCGCGCGGCGAGCAGCCCGCCGGTCAGCGCGCCGATGACGACGGCGGCCAGATCGACGACGTGCGGCACCTTGAGCGCTTCGGTGGCAGCGGCGATGTACACGGCTGGAGATTGTCGACGGCGGCTGTGCCGGCTCCGGTGACAGGGGGGAACGTGCGGTCCTAGCGTGGCGCCATCCCCTCGTCGCCCCGTCGGCCGCCCCGGAGGTTGCCATGGCCGTCCCTCGACCCGATCGCGACGACGTCGCCGCGCTGGCCCGCGCGTACGGGCTGCAGCACACCGACGCCGACCTCGACACCTACGCCCTGCTGGTCGCCGGCTCGTTCGACGCCTACGAGGCGGTCGAGGAGCTGTACGAGGCGATCCGCCCGGAGCCGCCCGCCGACCGCCCCGTCACGTGGCCCGAGGAGGCGGACAACCCGCTCGGCGCCTGGTACGTGCGGACCGAGATCCGGGGCGCCGACGACGGTCCTTTCGCCGGGCGCACCGTGGCGATCAAGGACAACACCGCGGTGGCCGGCGTCCCGATGATGAACGGCTCGCACACGCTGGAGGGCTTCGTGCCCACGCGCGACGCCACCGTGGTCAGCCGGCTGCTGGCCGCGGGCGCGACGATCACCGGCAAGGCCGTCTGCGAGGACCTCTGCTTCTCCGGCGGCAGCCACACCTCGTGCACCGGACCGGTGCGCAACCCGTGGGACCCGTCCCGGACCACCGGCGGCAGCTCCAGCGGCAGCGCCGCGCTGGTGGCCGCCGGAGAGGTGGACCTCGCGCTCGGCGGCGACCAGGGCGGCTCCATCCGGATGCCGGCGGCCTTCTCCGGCATCGTCGGCCACAAGCCGACCCACGGCCTGGTGCCCTACACCGGCGCCTTCCCGATCGAGCTGACCCTCGACCACCTCGGGCCGATGACCCGCACGGTCGCCGACGCCGCCGCGATGCTCGACGTCCTCGCCGGCCGCGACGGCCTCGACCCGCGGCAGCCGGCCGACCTGGCGCCCGAGCACTACGCGGCGGCCCTCGGCGGCGACGTCGCCGGGCTGCGCGTCGGCGTGGTCGCGCAGGGCTTCGGGATCCCCGGGCTGTCGGAGGACGGCGTCGACGAGACGGTGCGCGCGGCCGCCGGCCGGCTGCGCGAGCTCGGCATCGAGGTGGTCGACGTCGACGTCCCCTGGCACACGAACGCCATGGCGGTGTGGGCGGTCATCGCCACGGACGGCGCGACGATCCAGATGGTCGACGGCGAGGGCTACGGCCACAACTACTGGGGGCTCTACGACCCCGAGCTGGTCGAGCACTACGGCCGGCAGCGCCGCGAGGTGGGAGACCGCTGGTCGCCGACGGTGACGGTGACCGCGCTGGCCGGGCGGTGGTCGGTGGAGAAGCTGCACACCCGGCACTACGCGATGGCCCGCAACCTCGCCTTCGAGGTGCGCGCCCGGTACGACGCGGCGCTGGCCGACGTCGACCTGCTGGTGATGCCGACGGTGCCGATGGTGGCGCGCACGATCCCGGCGCCGGACGACCCGCTCGAGGTCCGGATCGCGCGCGGGCTGGAGATGATCGTCAACTGCGCGCCGTTCGACGTCAGCGGGCACCCGGCGACCAGCGTCCCGGCCGGTCTCTCCGAGGGGCTGCCGGTCGGGATGATGCTGGTCGGCCGCCGGTTCGAGGACACGACCTGCCTCAAGGTCGCGCACGCCTACGAGCAGCTGCTCGGCGGCTTCCCGGCCCCACCCGTCCGCGAACCCGCCACGGCCTGGTGACGTGATGGAACGGCCCCCCTGCAGGGCCCCGCCGCGAGCTTGCTCGCGGCGGGGGGCAGGGGGGTCCTTCTACTGGGCCGGGGCGACCTCGAGGTCGGTGGCGCTCTCCTTCGAGGCCTGGCGGCCCTCCGCGCCCTGGCGCACCTCGGCGTCGCGGGCGGCCATCGCCTCCTGGCGGTCGTCCTCCTCCTCGAGGATCTTCGCGGCCTTCCACGCAGCCGGGATCGCGAACGCGTCCACCAGGGTGGTCATGTGCGGCCGCAGCTCCTTGAGCAGCGTGTTCACCGTCGCGGTCAGCACCTTGGCCCGGGTCGGGGTGAGCCGGCCGTGCTCCAGGAACCACGCCTTGTCCTGCTCGATCGTCCACAGCGCGTAGAGGTCGCAGAGCTTCTCGAGCAGGGCCTGGGCGTCGGGGTCCGTCGTCCGCTCGATGCCGGCGACGAACGCCTCGAGGATCACCCGGTCGATGTGCGTCTGCGCCGTCCGCAGGACGTGGTCCTGGACGTCGTTGAACATGTCGAAGGGCTCCATGCCCTCGGTCGCCGCGTTCTTGCGCAGCCGCTTGATCGCGCCCTCGAGGGAGTGCTTCTCGCGGAACTCGAACATCTTCAGCTGCCACCCGCGGTCGAGCATCGGGACGTCGTCGTCCCGGCCCGGCACCGCGTCGACCAGGCGGGCGATCAGCCCGCGGGCCGCCGTCCGCTCGAGGACCGTCTCGCGGACCAGATCGGCGACGAAGCCGACCTTGCCCCAGCCGTCCAGCGAGCCGAACGCGTCGCGGTAGCCGGTGAGCAGGCCCTTGGCGACCAGCTGCAGCAGGACGGTGTTGTCGCCCTCGAACGTGGTGAAGACGTCGGTGTCGGCCTTGAGCGCGGGCAGCCGGTTCTCGGCCAGGTAGCCGGCGCCGCCGCACGCCTCGCGCGCCATCTGGATGGTCCGGGTCGCGTGCCAGGTGTTGGCCACCTTGAGTCCCGCCGCCCGCGACTCCAGCTCGCGCTGCCCGGCCTCGTCGATCTCCTCGCCGAGGACGTGGGTCTTGTACTGCACGTCGTGCATCGTGCTGACCAGCTCCTCCTGCGCGAAGTGCAGCGCGTAGGAGGTGGCCAGCGCCGGCAGCAGCTTGCGCTGGTGCACGAGGTAGTCGTTGATGACGATCTCGCGGTCCTTGCCGGGGGCGGCGAACTGGCGGCGCACGTTGCCGTAGCGGACGGCGATGTCCAGAGCCATCTTCGTGGCCGATCCGGCCGAGCCGCCGACGCTCACCCGCCCGCGCACCAGCGTGCCGAGCATGGTGAAGAAGCGGCGGGTCTCGTTCTCGATGCTCGAGGTGTAGGTGCCGTCCTCGGCGACCTGGCCGTACCGGTCGAGCAGCATGTCGCGGGGCACGCGCACGTGGTCGAAGCTCAGCCGGCCGTTGTCGACGCCGAGCAGGCCGGCCTTCGGACCGTCGTCCCCGATGGTGACGCCCTCGCACGGGGTGCCGTCGTCGTTGCGGATCGGCACCAGCCAGGCGTGCACGCCGTGGTTCTTGCCCTGGGTGATCAGCTGGGCGAAGACGACGGCCATCCGGCCGTCCTTGGCGGCGTTGCCGATGTAGTCCTTGCGCGCGGCCTCGTGCGGGGTGTGCAGGTCGAAGGTGCCCGTCTCCGCGTCGTAGGTGCAGGTGGTGCGCAGCTGCTGGACGTCGGAGCCGTGCCCGGTCTCGGTCATCGCGAAGCAGCCGGGCAGGTCGAAGCTCATGATGTCGGCGAGGTGCGCGCGGTGGTGCCGCTCGGTGCCCAGCAGCTGGACGGCGCCGCCGAACAGGCCCCACTGCACGCCGGCCTTGACCATCAGCGACAGGTCGCCGAAGGCGAGCATCTCGATGGAGGCCACCGAGCCGCCGGAGTCGTCCTGGCCGCCGTACTCCTTGGGGAAGCCGAGGCCGACCCGGCCGGTGGCGG
Protein-coding regions in this window:
- a CDS encoding acetamidase/formamidase family protein gives rise to the protein MPPTLLPDERTLHGWFDRDLPPVLTVDPGTTVRFAALDSGWWAGPHGPGRERSPQHTEGSGHALTGPVEVRGARPGDVLAVRIEAVVPGAWGTTYAGVRSTAWNVRLGVEQPAVVPWDIDVAAGTATSTLGTVALRPFLGVMGMPPAEPGRHSTIPPYWHGGNLDCRELVAGSTLYLPIPVEGALFSVGDGHAAQGDGEVSGTAIECPVERADLTLDVQGDLLGRPLTTPVADTPAGWVAMGLGNDLDEAAAEALSAMLDLLGALHGLGRSEAMALASVVVDLRVTQVANQVFGVHALLPRDAVRV
- the folP gene encoding dihydropteroate synthase; this encodes MGVREFGGRRFDLSRRVLVGAVVDVTPDSFHAPGTTFRFEDALAACRQAEEEGADWLDLGGVAYAPGAWVPAAEELDRLLPVVTAAAEQTGLVVSVDTMRADVAREVIAAGATIINDASGLKEPAIVDVAAETGAGLIITHAADGPGTASFRPTYDDVSAEVVEFLRRQVAFCLDRGVRPEQLVIDPGIDLHKNTYHSLELVRRMDELAELGYPILAAVSRKDFIGEAIGETRTEDRLEGSLATTVACILQGARLVRAHDVRPTVRAVRMTEVLLGMTPPVYALHNLV
- a CDS encoding serine hydrolase domain-containing protein, whose product is MAQELTVDVDPAEVGFDPARLDRLDRRLQRYVDDGLLPGYLVTVARHGRLAHVGLGGLRHVEDALPVETTTRWRIYSMTKAVTSVAAMMLHEEGAFQLNDPIAEWLPEFAHTPVYVAGSAQRPVTEPQTEPIRVWHLLSHTSGLTYGFHHAHPVDEMYRAAGHEWGAPPGADLAECTAQWAALPLVFQPGSEWNYGVSTDVLGRLVEVLSGQPLDEFFEQRVFAPLGMTDTSFGLREDDDPSTLARLYAPVRRDPLGPPVGIQPLDVLGDGFLSKPKYLSGGGGLVSTAPDYLRFVEMLRRRGEHDGGRLLGPRTVDHMTRNHLPGNADLATFGRPLFAETPLRGVGFGLGFATVVDQARYGVVSSLGEYNWGGAASTAFFVDPVEDLTVCFYTQLMPSSTLPVRTYLRSLVYQALVD
- a CDS encoding HU family DNA-binding protein; amino-acid sequence: MNKSELVSAIAKRADVPASTVNSVVDALQEELVDAITRGEKVAVSGLLTVERTQRSARTGRNPQTGESIDIPAANTVKVTAGSNLKKAAGNVPV
- a CDS encoding aldo/keto reductase translates to MPRIPGTDLDVSDLCLGGNVFGWTADEPTTFALLDRFNDAVPSVLRPFVDTAESYGDGTSERLLGAWMAERGMRDRFVVATKASRMQKEHPLSAGEIRTAVERSLRNLRTDVIDVYYAHYDDETTPLEETLTAFDELVTSGKIRYAAASNYSAARLSEALATSERLGITRYVALQPHYNLMERPAYEDELRDVVARHDLGCFPYFGLARGFLTGKYRPGEQIDSPRAQGAAKYVGEKGDRVLAALEEVARAHGVTGSAVALRWLADQPTVTAPIASGRDVDQLADLLPMQDLRLADDELRLLTDASA
- a CDS encoding DUF1059 domain-containing protein; translated protein: MKTFACGDVVPGCSARFSAADEDGILAQVAGHAAHDHGIHDVTPELVQAVRDRIVSA
- a CDS encoding EAL domain-containing protein, encoding MPASRLLALPDCRPLLASPDDLTLAFQPIVDLAGATIAGYEALSRFPGTAGPDVWFAAAADAGLDAELEALAIHKALAAVPGLPDNTFLTVNVSPHLLGTDPIQDALAIRRDLRRVVVELTEHTPVDDLSALKSQIAELRERGALIALDDAGSGYSGLQQMAELRPQVVKLDRALVSDADTDPVRVALAEMMGEFAGRIDAWLLAEGLETVAELAAFMRLGVPLGQGWVLGRPGPGFAPLAPEVIRLVKGQVARVQLTESVASLMRPVRQIEAGADVAEPPPAVLVGPLGEPTGLVLRDPRTAEVYLAPVSLRVHPSADIAETLQRALTRPPAQRFDPVLVTDPTGTVLGLLRLEDLASARHAR
- a CDS encoding SpoIIE family protein phosphatase; protein product: MAALPTPSTPDVLRDPHRIASARRLLVEVPGPAAFDRLSALAARLVGAGHAKVTLFTDQDIVVGGYGLPAGVVGGPALLTGALSAIVVREGTPLNIPDARANERVADLPAVTSGQVQAYLGAPIIAASGHIVGVLAVYDPTPRSWTGDATELLEQLSASVVAELELSAAQSAVGASSARLDVALEAGSVGIWERDLRTGSVFWDERASGIMGFEGAVQLDSLEQLMSHIHPEDHATVQQAMQTALAERGAFLAECRVLRTDGAVRWTVSRARVVADPSGEPIRVLGTVVDVTDAREQSARRLSAVQRAAAIAEVAAELANATRVEELADIAQRGGQVLGASSSALAVFDPGGAPLRLHMTHWLVDQARAGADVELPRDGIPIELDDELPTQWVARHGRRVFLATPEEARARFPRMGEISAVLGVQALAALPLRVESRVLGSFVVVWDTEHPFAGDDLEVLEALTAQIALSVSRLQADVERDAAVAAMTEANRHLQLLADVGEVLSDSLDIEDQIDRLTARIVPGIADWCYLVVTDEQGRPQQLAAAHRDPERRALVSEYVKALVAGASEEAALHVAVRSGQVVRTTIDQAYLDAVLPDPALRELFARLGGTSATVVPLTGRGRTLGALGLLNDPERGPHSDAEVDTLVEIGRRAGLALEHARLFGQQRALAETLQRSMLTAPPRPSGTEIVVRYVPAAAGAEIGGDWYDAFLQPDGCTVLAIGDVVGHDSRAAAAMGQVRGLLRGISYSSGDTPAGVLRQLDRAVRGLALDTMATCLVARLEPDDGAAGTTLRWSNAGHLPPAVLAPDGTVTLLDDGPVDLLLGVAPDTPRTDRVAVLPPGATVLLYTDGLVERRDRDLDAGAAELAEVLRRCAGLPLAELCDRVLERLFLPDAEDDVAVLAVRLAG